A single genomic interval of Nodosilinea sp. PGN35 harbors:
- the sppA gene encoding signal peptide peptidase SppA — protein MVWPFSPRFRKSIARIEVTGVIAAATRKRMLEALKEIEEKRFPALLLRIDSPGGTVGDSQEIYTALKRLKDKLKIVASFGNISASGGVYIGMGANHIVANPGTITGSIGVILRGNNLERLLDKVGVSFKVIKSGPYKDILAFDRELTDPEKGILQELIDVSYSQFVKTVAEARQLSEATVRSFADGRIFTGEQALQLGVVDRLGSEEDARRWAAELAGLDPDKTECITFDEKKPLLRRLVPGNSSASVQGSGGLAYPTLAVPALNATLEWLEFERSTSGVPLWLYRP, from the coding sequence ATGGTCTGGCCGTTTTCTCCCCGTTTTCGCAAGTCCATTGCCCGCATTGAGGTCACTGGCGTGATCGCCGCCGCCACCCGCAAACGGATGCTTGAGGCCCTCAAAGAAATCGAGGAAAAGCGCTTTCCGGCTCTGCTGCTGCGCATCGACAGCCCCGGCGGCACCGTGGGCGACTCCCAAGAGATCTACACCGCCCTCAAGCGGCTCAAGGACAAGCTCAAAATTGTGGCCAGCTTTGGCAATATCTCCGCCTCGGGCGGCGTCTACATTGGCATGGGGGCCAACCACATTGTGGCCAATCCCGGCACTATCACCGGCAGCATCGGTGTAATTTTGCGGGGCAACAACCTGGAGCGCCTGCTCGACAAGGTGGGTGTTTCGTTCAAAGTGATCAAGTCTGGCCCCTACAAAGACATCCTGGCCTTCGATCGCGAGCTTACCGATCCCGAAAAGGGCATTCTCCAGGAGCTCATTGACGTGAGCTACAGCCAGTTTGTCAAAACCGTGGCCGAGGCTCGCCAGCTCAGCGAAGCGACCGTACGCAGCTTTGCCGACGGCCGCATTTTTACCGGTGAACAGGCCCTGCAGCTGGGCGTCGTTGACCGCCTCGGCAGCGAGGAAGACGCCCGTCGCTGGGCCGCCGAACTGGCCGGGCTCGACCCCGACAAAACCGAATGCATCACCTTTGATGAAAAAAAGCCGCTCCTGCGGCGGCTGGTTCCTGGCAACAGCAGCGCCAGCGTGCAAGGTTCTGGGGGGCTGGCCTACCCGACGCTGGCAGTACCGGCCCTCAATGCAACCCTGGAATGGCTTGAGTTTGAGCGCTCAACTAGCGGTGTGCCCCTGTGGCTCTATCGTCCCTAA
- a CDS encoding HEAT repeat domain-containing protein, whose translation MKFKMLLSGRGPGCRSGAGSMLAIAAGLSAACLPGLVGAMAQPPQGGIAPGSTAPAAAQAAAPEPNPVLLQPGAEGDEVIMLQRQMRLLGLYQGPLDGRYGGPTQAAIAAFQTSAGLPANGTLDQATWQRMSTPELLTASTPAGAEAPVLFSSAAESRDPEVATASTSAPAAAPGPAVETAAPAASPSAEPEGSATAETAEAKAADAVENTSPVRRWGWWVLGGLALVGCLGGWRFLGRGRSAKPGVSERGHLSVPEAPANPWAAVPPGDFTIPVSPTPPTDASTAPAPAQPPVSQTADPPLEATTRLSSGDIVNSLVHELSSRDGAARRHAIWELGQRGNADAIQPLINGLLEADSQEKSLILAALSEISSRSLKPMHRALALGLQDPSPEVRKNAIRDLSRVYDTVVQLSHMLAHATQDPDPSVQETAQWALNQLNRIPAAAYPALPPDANSPYDSDSHRLPPS comes from the coding sequence ATGAAGTTTAAAATGCTACTGTCGGGGAGAGGGCCAGGCTGCCGCAGCGGGGCGGGGTCTATGCTGGCGATCGCGGCGGGTTTGTCGGCGGCTTGCCTCCCTGGGTTGGTGGGGGCGATGGCGCAGCCTCCCCAGGGGGGAATCGCCCCAGGCAGCACGGCTCCGGCGGCGGCCCAGGCGGCGGCTCCTGAGCCTAACCCGGTGCTGCTCCAGCCGGGGGCAGAGGGCGACGAAGTGATTATGCTCCAGCGGCAGATGCGGCTGCTGGGCCTCTACCAGGGGCCGCTGGATGGCCGCTACGGGGGGCCGACCCAGGCGGCGATCGCCGCTTTTCAAACCAGCGCTGGGCTGCCCGCCAACGGCACCCTTGACCAGGCGACGTGGCAGCGCATGAGCACCCCCGAGCTGCTCACGGCAAGTACGCCCGCCGGGGCAGAGGCACCCGTGCTGTTCTCCTCCGCTGCAGAATCCAGGGACCCTGAGGTGGCAACGGCCAGCACTTCGGCCCCCGCAGCGGCCCCAGGGCCTGCGGTCGAGACTGCGGCACCGGCTGCATCCCCCAGCGCTGAGCCAGAGGGTTCAGCAACCGCTGAGACCGCCGAGGCAAAAGCTGCCGATGCGGTTGAGAATACCTCCCCCGTTCGCCGCTGGGGCTGGTGGGTTTTGGGCGGCCTGGCGCTGGTCGGCTGTCTGGGGGGATGGCGGTTTTTGGGGCGCGGGCGATCGGCAAAGCCTGGAGTATCCGAACGAGGGCACCTATCCGTTCCGGAAGCTCCGGCCAACCCTTGGGCCGCAGTGCCGCCGGGGGATTTTACCATCCCCGTCAGCCCCACTCCACCCACCGACGCCTCAACAGCACCCGCCCCAGCCCAGCCCCCGGTTTCCCAGACGGCTGACCCGCCCCTAGAGGCCACCACCCGCCTCAGCTCCGGGGATATTGTCAATTCGCTTGTGCATGAGCTGAGCAGCCGCGATGGGGCGGCGCGCCGTCACGCCATCTGGGAGCTGGGTCAGCGGGGCAATGCCGACGCAATTCAACCTCTGATCAACGGGCTCCTAGAGGCAGATTCCCAGGAAAAAAGCCTGATTCTCGCTGCCCTGTCTGAGATCAGCAGCCGCAGCCTCAAGCCCATGCACCGCGCCCTGGCCCTTGGCCTGCAAGACCCCAGCCCCGAGGTGCGCAAAAACGCCATTCGCGACCTCAGCCGGGTCTACGATACAGTGGTGCAGCTCAGCCACATGCTGGCCCACGCCACCCAAGACCCAGACCCCAGCGTACAGGAAACCGCCCAGTGGGCGCTCAACCAGCTCAACCGCATCCCCGCCGCGGCCTACCCAGCCCTGCCCCCCGATGCTAACTCCCCCTACGACAGCGATAGCCACCGCCTCCCCCCCAGCTAA
- a CDS encoding DMT family transporter → MASTSPPLSATRNPVVLIAPFFLWGTAMVAMKGAMPHTTPFFMAGMRLVPAGLLVLLAGLLLGRSQAISRRGWLWIALFALVDGTLFQGFLAAGLQRTGAGLGSVMIDSQPLAVAVMARGLFGEHIGALGWIGLLWGIAGISLLGLPDEWIFSLFQGDTAWLTGGTALNTLLQGGEWLMLLAALSMATGTILIRYVCRHVDPVVATGWHMVLGGMPLFGLSALGEVQPWQGLTGLDWGAIAYSTVFGSALAYGIFFFLAAQGNLTSLSALTFLTPVFALLFGNLFLGETLSSLQWVGVSFTLVSIYLINQRDALTQKLRQLSLAYEAATSTERTPVEPD, encoded by the coding sequence ATGGCCTCAACCTCCCCTCCCCTATCGGCTACCCGCAACCCTGTAGTGCTGATTGCCCCTTTCTTTTTGTGGGGTACCGCCATGGTGGCGATGAAAGGAGCCATGCCCCACACTACGCCATTCTTTATGGCGGGTATGCGGCTGGTGCCCGCTGGGCTCCTCGTGCTGCTGGCGGGATTGTTGCTGGGTCGTTCCCAGGCCATTAGTCGCCGGGGCTGGCTGTGGATAGCGCTCTTTGCCCTGGTGGATGGCACGCTGTTTCAGGGGTTTTTGGCGGCAGGGCTCCAGCGCACCGGGGCGGGGCTGGGCTCGGTGATGATTGACTCTCAGCCCCTGGCGGTGGCGGTGATGGCGCGGGGTCTGTTTGGCGAGCACATCGGTGCTCTGGGCTGGATTGGTTTGCTGTGGGGCATTGCGGGCATCAGCCTGCTGGGCCTGCCCGACGAGTGGATTTTTTCGCTCTTTCAGGGCGATACCGCCTGGCTGACGGGGGGCACGGCCCTGAACACGCTTTTGCAGGGGGGCGAATGGCTGATGCTGCTGGCGGCCCTGTCGATGGCCACTGGCACAATTTTGATTCGCTACGTGTGCCGCCACGTCGATCCGGTGGTGGCGACGGGCTGGCACATGGTACTGGGGGGCATGCCCCTGTTCGGGCTGTCGGCCCTGGGAGAAGTACAGCCCTGGCAGGGGCTAACGGGGCTCGACTGGGGGGCGATCGCCTACTCGACCGTCTTTGGCAGCGCCCTGGCCTACGGCATTTTCTTTTTCTTGGCGGCCCAGGGCAACCTCACCAGCCTCAGCGCTCTAACTTTCTTGACGCCGGTCTTTGCTCTGCTGTTTGGCAACCTGTTTTTGGGCGAAACCCTGAGTTCGCTCCAGTGGGTTGGGGTCAGCTTTACCCTGGTCAGCATCTACCTGATCAACCAGCGCGATGCCCTGACTCAGAAGCTGCGCCAGCTGAGTCTGGCCTACGAGGCCGCAACCTCGACGGAGAGAACCCCGGTGGAGCCAGATTAG
- the crtR gene encoding beta-carotene hydroxylase translates to MSVAAEALTIRKTVPPELLKTEGGLSLNLLMFIASVGLISLSTVGYFCWHWPGWCVFLMNVLSLHLSGTVIHDASHNSAHRNRVVNALLGHGSALILGFSFPVFTRVHLQHHAHVNDPENDPDHFVSTGGPLWLIAARFFYHEIYFFKRQLWRNWELLEWFLGRLAVGLLVFAAWHFDFLGYIFNYWFSPALVVGIALGLFFDYLPHRPFQERDRWKNARVYPSPILNLLIMGQNYHLVHHLWPSVPWYKYKPTYEVMRPLLDEKGSPQSLGLLQMKDFFGFLYDLFLGIRFKRH, encoded by the coding sequence ATGTCGGTGGCAGCTGAAGCCCTGACGATTCGAAAAACGGTTCCCCCCGAGTTACTCAAAACTGAGGGCGGGTTGAGCCTCAATTTACTCATGTTTATCGCCTCTGTAGGGCTGATCAGTCTGTCTACGGTAGGCTATTTTTGCTGGCACTGGCCCGGCTGGTGCGTATTTTTGATGAATGTCCTGTCTCTACACCTGTCGGGGACGGTAATTCACGACGCCAGCCACAACTCGGCCCACCGCAACCGGGTGGTGAATGCCCTGCTGGGCCACGGCAGCGCCCTGATTTTGGGATTCTCGTTTCCGGTGTTTACGCGGGTGCACTTGCAGCATCACGCCCACGTCAACGACCCCGAGAACGATCCTGACCACTTCGTCTCGACCGGCGGGCCGCTGTGGCTGATTGCCGCCCGATTTTTCTACCACGAGATCTACTTCTTTAAACGCCAGCTGTGGCGCAATTGGGAGCTGCTGGAGTGGTTTTTGGGGCGCTTGGCCGTGGGGCTGCTGGTGTTTGCCGCCTGGCATTTCGACTTTTTGGGCTATATCTTCAACTACTGGTTTTCTCCGGCGCTGGTGGTGGGCATCGCCCTGGGTCTGTTTTTTGACTACCTGCCCCACCGGCCCTTTCAGGAGCGCGATCGCTGGAAAAATGCCCGGGTCTACCCCAGCCCCATTCTCAATTTGCTGATCATGGGGCAGAACTACCACCTGGTGCATCACCTGTGGCCCTCGGTGCCGTGGTACAAGTACAAACCCACCTACGAAGTCATGCGCCCCCTGCTGGATGAGAAAGGGTCGCCGCAGTCCCTCGGGCTGCTGCAAATGAAAGACTTCTTTGGCTTTCTCTACGACCTGTTTCTGGGCATCAGGTTTAAGCGCCACTAG
- the aroH gene encoding chorismate mutase → MDWRVWAIRGAVTVPDNTEGAIREAVTELLDALEERNHLDPACIISATFSVTRDLDAVFPAAIARQRPQWDNVALLDVQHMHVEGSLPCCIRILMHVQLPVLPGKIQHVYLRGARDLRPDLVVTG, encoded by the coding sequence GTGGACTGGCGAGTGTGGGCAATTCGGGGAGCGGTGACGGTACCAGACAATACCGAGGGAGCGATTCGAGAGGCGGTGACCGAGCTACTGGACGCCCTCGAAGAGCGCAACCACCTCGACCCGGCCTGTATTATTAGCGCTACCTTTTCGGTCACCCGCGATCTAGATGCGGTGTTTCCGGCGGCGATCGCCCGTCAGCGCCCCCAGTGGGACAATGTCGCCCTGCTCGACGTACAGCACATGCACGTCGAAGGCAGCCTACCCTGCTGCATCCGCATTCTGATGCACGTGCAGCTGCCCGTCCTCCCCGGCAAAATTCAGCACGTCTACCTGCGCGGTGCCCGCGACCTGCGTCCCGATCTGGTGGTTACGGGCTAA